A genomic stretch from Primulina huaijiensis isolate GDHJ02 chromosome 14, ASM1229523v2, whole genome shotgun sequence includes:
- the LOC140956742 gene encoding NAC domain-containing protein 96-like — protein sequence MAIAAAMSNLQKEEEDRHRQEDDQHEHDAVMPGFRFHPTEEELIEFYLRRKVEGKCFNVELITFLDLYRYDPWELPALAAIGEKEWYFYVPRDRKYRNGDRPNRVTTSGYWKATGADRMIKSESLRSIGLKKTLVFYSGKAPKGIRTSWIMNEYRLPHHETERLQKAEISICRVHKRAGFEDHPSLPRSLPTKTSVSRSKSAQNGSRSLHQNNGPVTESSPSSSTNTGTSLALSNPNSYSINPLQTSHIINPTIAPIATAIFANRTSNPIDDLHKIVNNYSFNQENHYNSINMTTNLFPHYSTLQQQQHQSANVIPAGSSQATTILDRFWDWNSSSEASKLDDNYNIFK from the exons ATGGCCATTGCAGCCGCCATGAGCAATCttcaaaaagaagaagaagacagACACAGGCAAGAAGATGACCAGCACGAACACGACGCGGTTATGCCGGGATTTCGCTTCCATCCAACAGAAGAAGAGCTTATTGAATTCTACCTCCGCCGTAAGGTGGAGGGCAAGTGCTTTAATGTGGAACTCATCACTTTTTTAGACCTTTATCGCTATGACCCTTGGGAACTTCCTG CTTTGGCAGCAATCGGGGAGAAGGAATGGTACTTCTATGTGCCAAGGGATAGGAAGTATCGAAACGGGGATCGACCAAATCGGGTGACGACTTCTGGATACTGGAAGGCAACCGGTGCTGATAGAATGATAAAAAGCGAGAGTTTGAGGTCTATTGGCCTCAAGAAAACCCTTGTTTTCTACTCTGGTAAGGCTCCGAAAGGGATCCGGACTAGTTGGATCATGAACGAATATCGACTGCCACACCATGAAACCGAGCGCCTACAAAAG GCTGAAATTTCAATATGCCGAGTCCACAAAAGAGCTGGCTTCGAAGACCATCCATCTCTCCCCCGTTCTCTTCCAACAAAAACTTCAGTATCAAGATCAAAATCAGCTCAAAATGGATCAAGGTCATTACATCAGAACAATGGACCAGTAACCGAGTCAAGCCCGAGTAGCAGCACAAACACCGGCACCTCTCTTGCCCTTTCAAACCCCAATTCTTACAGCATCAATCCATTGCAAACTAGTCATATAATTAATCCTACCATAGCACCAATTGCCACTGCAATCTTCGCTAATCGGACCTCGAATCCGATTGATGACCTTCATAAGATAGTTAACAATTACTCTTTCAATCAAGAAAATCATTACAATAGTATTAACATGACCACCAATCTTTTTCCCCACTACTCAACTTTGCAGCAGCAACAGCATCAGTCAGCAAACGTGATCCCGGCCGGCTCGAGCCAAGCGACCACCATTTTGGATAGATTTTGGGATTGGAACTCAAGCTCCGAGGCAAGCAAACTAGACGACAATTACAACATTTTTAAGTAA